The Amphiura filiformis chromosome 8, Afil_fr2py, whole genome shotgun sequence genomic sequence ACATAAACAGGAGAAGTATGGTATTGTGTTTTTCGATAATTCTCAGTATCCTTTGCAAGATAACTGCAAGTCGATGCGCAAATTGTAGCTGCGCAAGCTGAATTACGCACTAAACTATATGCGCACGAACGATGCCGTAGTAGTCTCCGTTTCAATCGCAAAGTCTTTTAGGAATTACCGGAATGAAATCAGcaaaatgtgttgtgtttgtaggttaacatagagcaattttgacataattatgagttTATGTCTGCCATAGAACTACATGTtaagccagtggggtttctttcactttccctTGTTACTAAGCTTAAAATAGACAGAAAGCCTttccggcagttattactaatattatttcaacatttgacagaaatcgtacattatggctttaattgcctTATCCTGACGTTAGGAGGGTAAAACTGTATACTATAATTTATAAccatctattattttatttacttatatatatttatttaaattgtcaTGTTTTGTTGTGTTGTATTTTCCTTGATAGTTTGATTCCAAATGATCAGAAGAGCTCAGAAGTAAAAATAATGTTAACCAACGATCAAAAGCAAGCCAACAAATCGATTGCATTTATCAATATTATTGGCAAAGGGTGCGCATTATAACCCAATATTGTTTATGTAAGTCGTACAACAGCTAGCAGAATACCGAATGTCTAAAATCTATCCTCCAAAACAAtgttatacaaatacaacatgttttgaggggaagtagtcaaaactactggtcccgaggtgttggatgatttgactacttcccgacgcgtcagcggagggaagtagtcaaatcatccaacaccgagggaccagtagttttgactactttcccgaaataaaacatgttgtatttgttttactatacctcataaatattttcactatcacggtaaaatcgtaaacaaaagtcaacacacaccagtcaacgtgccggccagcatggtaaataagcttaatatttagcttacctgattttattggaggatttctgttcaattaatttacattttgacatattattctaattttctttttaacattccataaaatagcattttgtttcataaaatgtcaaattcgcgtgtaattatccatcggtaatctcagcaaaataactgcagcagacgccattttcacgataaacgcgtaAGCAGAATTGCCGTTGTgcagcataatgctacgtctgaaggaacggcgacgcgcggggtcgagacaccgtgtggtagtagggtgcggaagtttttactacttccccgcgtgcgcgtaattgtacaggcgcggggaagtagtcaaaataccgtactcggacgctggcgttattaaccaataagatgtctggattacctaataaatatttatgaggtatagtaatattTGCTATCGCCTTTTGGACACAAGAATATGACATAATATAAGCACATAAGTGAATAAACGTAAATGCAGTGACGTCATTGACGTGGCAAGACAAGTACTCACGTTTTCAGTATTGTTTTAGTACTTGAATTCGACGCAAAGTCTACTCCGGGTTTTCTTTTACTTAAAACATGGTTTATAAAAAATCGaaagttttacaaacaaaaaacatatcgatggttcagaaccagaaagccgtaactcactatgaccagctctcacaaaatgatcaTAAAGTTGGTTCGTTGCCTTGGTctgcaaaaatcaatatttcttttacagtgtcttttgttttctattaaattttgtcattattaatggactatatcttctatagtgccctggcgatttaatgctcattttgtatgagcaggtgattgtgagttgaggctttctggctttcAACCCTCGATACATAAGACGAAGAAGTAAATGCCGGGGAGAATCAAAGTAAATGCCAGGAAAAACAAATTTGGAACGCTTTATGTGGATGATGATTATGTTTACCGGATAACAAGAACTTACTCGAATCAATCGTCTAAGGAGCgactatattttttattttcagacaTGAATCGATGGCAAGTTACATCAGTGCTTTTATGCAACGTTTTATGTTCTGAGCACTTTTGTCTTTTTATTGGCCTGTTGATCTTAtgttctttcttattttctttctttctttttctaataatatttgacaaaatgcaaccGTTTGAAGAGGTATGAATAGCCTTATTTGttgtacacatatggaccaaattattaCGTCACACGTCTTTGCGTTCAGTCACAGTGGTTCattatttaaaaatagaaaacgttttaaacagtgttaaaagttgcatctgagtccataggagtcaattctcTGCTATGGTCTAAGATGCAACTTTAAAACAGCTTCTTTTCTCACACAAttagccattgtgactgaacgcaataatGTGTGACGCTAAAAAtaggtccacatgtgtaaaacaaatagggttaCACATAccctttacatttttacatttggtaaatttctttttgaattatgttaaaaagtattagggggaacttataagttgtggaccctatatttggCAAATAATAACGAAATAAAAATTTgtccgaaatcgtatattaagacTTTAACTACAAAGTTTAAAATAGGTATGTATTTTGGCCTTTAACTTGGTTTAGAACCTTTGCTGGTAGTAAGTCGTAAATGTATTATCTGTTTCTCGCAGGTTTTCACCTCTACCATTTTTCAATaggtattttattttaatgataCAGATGTCTGGTTCAATTCGTGGAAACTCTAAGCTGTATTGATTGCAGTTTTATTCGTTCAATTGTATTTCCACTCTGTCAGTAAAATTGAATTTGCCCAGAGTGACGTCAGAGGTGACAACCCGGCTGAAAAACAatataatttatttcaaatacATAGATCAGTCTCCAAAGGTAGTGTCCCATTACCGTGATCAACGTGATTACACTGTGGATTTATGTCATATCGATGGATATCTGTGCCCTATTTCTTTTACACACAGAGTTGAACATAGAGTAGATTTTGAACAAGAGACATGGATTGTCTTTTAAAAGCGTagaaacaaaaacataatttgtGGTAGGCacaataatacattttgtgtagCAAATCTGTTAACACTTTAAAATTAACTTTCAATTTTTACAATTGAAATACAGTGAAAATGTCATATGTATTATACATATCGCTTGACTTTATTCTGGGCGGTTTAGGCGCAAAGCGTGATGTGCCTTAAAGCAATGCATATGCACAAAAATCATAGTCCGAGTTTGTAATAGAAATGTGATGTAAAAACATGTTGCGTTTGTGGTTGTCCTAGAGGTGTTACGTTAAGATCTCAGACATTCTCATCTGTCAAGTCACAGTTCTTTCACTCCTATATGTATGTACTAACATATAATGACCTGGAATATTTTGAGGACTAGAACTGGTAATTTAAAAGTTGAGGTCAAATGTACAGCAATCAGggctactgaactgtggatttACAAATGAGACAGTGAGACAGTTCTTACCCATACCAGCCGTTGCTGCTCCGTAGTCTGGTAAGCTATAGTGACCTTCTAATGGTATTGTACCGACGACAATCTCTAGCATTATGTCAACATCAAACGGCGTTTGTGCTACATCTGCCGTGAACTGTAAAAACAATAGATATATTATATTCTAGTCGCACTGTATGTGAAGAGCGATTGGTTTAACAACCGGGATTAAAAGGTAAAAAGGAACGTTGGACATATCGCCAGCGTAAACTCCAGTTTTCTTGGATCataatcatcagtcggctgcggagcaggcgccTACAAGGTTTttccaactgttgcgattttgggctagcgaaacaattttgtttggatgtagcatcccttcagtatctcccaggaggtaaTGGGCATACTGCAAATACAACGTGGGTGACCGTCCTGGATTCCTCActccatgtggtggaatataaagagtatattctttcacaggctcgtcgtctgtaagacgcagtatatggccaaaAAGTTTCACCGATAGTATATTGTAAGACTTAAGTATTTGGTTTAAGTAACTGGTACAAGTTGGTTActaacaaaattagtacattATTATTTGTGCAGAACAATTCGCATTGATGCAGCCAATCTAGGAAATTGTCTTCCGTGAAaattctttaaggtggtactacaccccttgataaatgtgtgactatttttgcatgtaacccatcctacaccaaaacctgatcttgttatgacactttgattgataaggtcgtgtgcagaatcttgttaactccaatttgataccaaagttgctaccaaacactctaaatgaaatttggtgcatttgtaaaagttgcaaattaaaaacggaccacgtGGATCTGTATAGGTGAATAACAGAACGCAACCATTAACATAGCTCGAAACAACCACTAGGTCATATCCCTAGTCAGTAAAGCATTGTAACAATTGGAatagtcgacaggggccatcatgcgcaagcaagcttgaccacattgtcacgctaagcaatttcgactgcgtgcatccttttgattttgaacttttgaaaatgcaccaaatttcatatactggtatcaatatttgtcaatttaaattggagctaacaagattttgcacacgaccttatcaatcgaattgtcataacacgatcaggttttggatgtaggacgggttacataaatGCGGACTTTTTTTATGTGAGTAGTTTATATGTACTTATGTACTTTTTTAGGTACCAATATTTGCCAAACTGAATTTACAGTATATACTGCTGATGTAAGATCAATATAATTTTAGCCAATCATCTGTTTCGTACTTGTTTGCTACCAGAGGTACTATTCATTGGATTGGTCGATTCTCAATCACTCATCGCTTATTGAGCTATTAATTCAGGAGTTTTAGAAAGCTTGCATACCTTGACGTAATACCGTATATCAATGAAGGTGCACCCTTCAAGGCAGCAGGCAGGAAGTGGTGGAATAATCATGGGTTTTCCAATCCATGATATTTGATCATACGGACCACATCCCTCACTCTTAACACTTGTTACTACATGCGAGGTTGTACGGTAGCCTGGTGAGCCATGACCGTCTCTTCTGGCCGCGTAACTAACCATCTGATGGTGtgtaaaaataagaaacaaagcaACAATTAGTTCAAAATAGGGACTATGAAGTTTACGGAACAATCAACATTTGTAACATGTGATGCTGTGTACCAGATGACAGAATAACCAACATCCCTCGTTTATATTCATACGATACAGCCTTGAGGTcatgttttagccgctgtcgagCATATATCGTCTCAAAAATACGTATCGCGTCGACGCGCACGCCCAGAACGGTGTTATATTGTGTCATATAAGAATCAACAAGATTGCATGAACTAACTTTCtttaaagtaaaaataaaatatccaATATCAAGACAGCGGAACAATATTCAAAAACCTGTATGACAGTATACGGCTGTTCGTTGATACTTTTTCCTTGAGGATCTTCAGATTTAGAATGCGTGGGAACACTATACTGACAGTAGAAGTACATTTAGTATCTATATCAACCTACTTGTACTACAGGTGCGATGTTCCCTTGTGGCAAAGTCGTCACGAACAAACAACAAATCCAGAGTATTTTCTCATTTAGAAAAGTGCACAAGCCTTTTGCAGAGCTAATATAATCTCTGCATGAAAATTCAACCCAAATATGTCGCTGCTTTTAGGCGCATGATATCAATAACCTTTTTACCTAATGTACTTTTGAATGTAAATAGCATAATAGTGATATTATCAGGATCGTTCCaagtcaaattaaataaataagttctggtACAGATCCAATAGAAATGAAAGTACTCACTAGATATATTTCAGCTCCTACCAGGAACATTGTtgactctgcaatgactgtagtgtttctagatgtcgacAGTCCTTGAAGGCTATGATGACGTTGCCACATTTGggcagtcattgcagagtgaacaaggttcctgataggaactgaaatatatctagtGAGTACATTCAATTCTATTGGAACTGTACCAGAGCTTATTTATTTAAAGTGCTACTATATCTTATTTTGATGTAAACAGTTAGAACTAAAAGCACACATTAAAGTGGTATTTAAATAACCATCATGATAACcaaagatttaaaaatattatcatatCAACAATTACAGTCCACGTGTTATTATGGGTAAAGTGACAATAACAGTTTTGCCAAAGAACTTCGGAATTGTTAGTTCCGTTGTAAGCTTTGAAAGTTTTGACTTTAATCAATAGTGAAGTCAACGAACAATAGATTTGGCCTGGAACCCGGAATTTTGTGTGGTGTGCGGCTGCGCGTTTTTGACTCTCTGACACATGCTGACAATGAATTGAGTCGATTTATCATAATTTGGCAATCTAAAATATGTGgctgatcagtggcgtagatttttttgacatgggagggggttgtaaaacatttcttgaagtatagtgatcTCCAGCACCTTTTCGAAACAGAATAAGCTtgttgtacaaatgcgcgcgaagctaaacttacgaaataatattttatggtgcaaaagtggaataaattcgcaccaagcgcgcaaaaatgtgaacttttggggctaaaatgaccaaatatgaggttaatttggtcagaaacccacatacaggcgtcaccATTGGGGGGaagtatggaccatccccctggcaaaatattgggggcttCCCCCATCTACGCCTGTGGCTGAAATTgacccgaattaaaaaaaaatctcataTCGACTGAACTATGAAACATTGCTTTGTCGAAGAGTTTAACCTATTAATCAAGCAGAGCTTGTAATGTATACACTATTTACAGCTACATCATTACTTCTAATGGATGGCACTTGAGAACGATAAGGCAAACAAATCACGGTGTCGCCTCGTTAATCCTTCAGCCTCGGGCAGAATCATAGATTtcaataattaagaaataaagggcaatgcattatcctttacacgaaaataatgtgtctgaggcagtaaaaacgtaaataatgggtgatagcgagtattgcagaacgcgtaaccaagcgtaatgctttgcgtagaatgcgtaacgacgctaatatactgcatcgcgttTTGCTGTGCaatgtgatgcgagaagaacataaagttcgttgccctggccactttattgctaattaatggtctttcacgtgacgcgtttcaacaaatcacagtgtgcgattttgaataatgggtcgtgaggGTAACAGAATTATAATTATTGTTGCCGTATAAGAAAATTGGGTAAAAAAAGACTACTTGTGTTACTTATATATTACACTTTTTAATGAATTGAAATACAAAAGCAACaataattttataacaaataccTGTATAAGTTCTGCTTCCAGACTGTGGACACTTCGATTACTTCTATTTTCCATCGTAGCCGATATGTATACAGTTTCCCCTGGTAGATACACACGTTTATCGGTACTGGCTGATACTGATATTGGCCCAGTAGCACAACAGAGACAGCAAACAGTTTTTTCATCTTCAGCAGAAACAGGCGTCTGTTTTAATCAAAGTTAGAGATGTCATAAATACTCTATATGACAGCTTGTCCGGATTTATTATAACATTAAGATGACACAAATGTGTGTGCACAGTTTAATttatacatcatgaaatgcaatATGGTTGCAAAATTGTAGCTTTGAAAATCTGCAGTTTGCCAAATTATATAGACGGTTTGAATATGTATGACTCTTCAAAATACTACTTGCTTTTTATATCTGTCATAATTTTAGGTGAGTGAGGAGGTAAACAGACTCAATGTGAGGAAGGAGTAATAAAATTTCCCGTCGAAAATTCGACAGCAAATTATATGACAATGTCTTGCTTAAATGAGAAATGAGCACTTCTAATGCTGGATTATAACTACAGCATGACCTTTAGCTATATACAATGGGCgatcaataagttcgtagaacaagataCTTGAAAGAGTACCAGCCAAATTCTTTCTGTCTCACTTTTGAACATGGTTACTGCATACCATTAACTTAATGCACCCgtacgttttaaacgtttttaaaaatatttgttttgaaaccttctatgtcaacaaaatggaatcCTTCAGATTGCTCTACGAACCACTCTTCaatgaaggctcaccagcattgatcaccagcataCCTGTAGCTGGCATTGTAACTTTAAGTTGTGTTCTTTCCCTGTTTTcattttgtgcaatatattttctgtAAGGTTTTTATTCAATGACGAGGCAAATTTTGATCACTGAAACTGCATTTAATTTGTCCAAATAAAAGTCTGGAAGCAATGAGTATTCAGTTTTGACCAATGAAGGAACACAATCAGCATTGTCACAATCCAAGCAAAACATCTCTTGCACAAGTTGTCTTCACAAATTCTCTTAATGACAATCAAAATGTTGTTGAGTCATGAATATAAAAATGTTTATTTGGCAATTAAATGGCGATAGTACTTTCCTCTGTGTATTATCGTTGACCTGTTGAATATTTAAGTGCTGAGTCCTGGGACTGCCATACGTGATCAGAATATAAAGTTTATTATATGCTGCTATTACTGAGGTTTTATCATGGCAAACAAGTACTATAATGGCGGACATAAGTGTTGGACACTTAAACGTACTAACCATATAGTACGCTAGACCAACACTTGAACAACGTTTAAATTGTATTCCATCATACCTACTAATAGCGAGAGGAGACAGATTGGATGATATCGGATTTGGAAAGCTTCACAAAAAGCTCTAATGTGCTCTTCCAGAAAATAAGTACACACCCCTTATAGAGGAGTAACTGAATAAAAGATATGTCTGGATTTtcagtttgctttctgaaaacaaatTCATTTGCCAATGTTAAATATATTGTTAGTAATTAAAAGAGGGTTGGGATAATTTTAAACTAGGAAGAGATCAAACTGACGGGAGACCTTTCTAAGAGAGAGTGATAATTAGTTTTAGTAGTTGAGAGAAACAAGAAAAATGTAAGAGACAATGTGTCTGTTGTTTCTATATGGCTTTTGTGTTGAAATTATATGGTGCATTAAGTATTGAATTCATGAAATGTTGCAATAATGTCAAGAATAAAGGGTTATCAATCTTAATAGGTCGAATCGAAATAAGAATAAAGGAGTTTTCacagcaaaataaaaaatcacctcCAAGGCGACGACACGAGTGAACGGACGTATTTGCATAGATATTCACAATTTAATTACCAAATTTATTACCAATTATTacaaaacaaaaatgtcatatccTAAAATAGTTGGAAAGGCAATATTTTCATACCATTGGGTTGCTGATTTTATTGAGGTCATACGGTATTCCAGCTACAGTAAAGGCTCTCTTCGTAACATGGTCAAATTTCCACGGTCTGTCTATGACGGCACGCATAAAAAACCTGACGTATCCCAATGTTCCTTCGAATGAACAAGGCATTGGTCTGTTTGGTAACTGGAACTGAAATGGAAATCTGTGGATACCGGCATCAAGTGTGTATTGTAAGTCTTCACTTGCTGTTCTGTCTGTAGTATGCAAGAGAGAGGTAAATGTATCATAAATAGAGGATGGTCAGATCGACAACCCACatcatcaaccaattttgcactatgaaaataattaacatgGTTGTTGACATTGACCATATGGAATATTAGGGTTTCAATTTTGATGGCCCCAATGTGTCAAAAGAACACCCATTGACCCATTCTTTATTAACATTTCTGGTTCTCATTTCAAAGGGAATTTACAGCACATTTAGCTCAAGGTCATTCAACCAAAGTGAAAATGACAGGTTATGAAATCTTTAAGTGTTTGACAATATACATTCAGTATTCCGaaattgtttttcattattaactaaattagAACATTGAGGACGCTATACTTTTAtagcctaatttgcatattaacaagaagcaaataaaataaaatcataaaTAAGATGAAAAACACTAAATCATGAAACAAGCAcgaaaataataacattaatgttttaatcaaTTATAACTAGCGCCCTCAATTTCTATAAAATTATTAACAAATATGTGAACAGGTAAAATGATACTGATAACTATTATTATTACCCAAGACTATTAAACGTTGAATATTAAATagtgttttgcttttcaaaacaaaTGATATTACAACCAAACAGCGGTATATTTTGAGTATGAGAATTTCACTGGGGTTTGATGTTAactaatttattttcaaaatcgaATTGCCTTTTTGTTCTGGGGGAACAGCAccagaaacattaaaaaaaaccaaagaaaacaatcatcagatttatgttCTTCCTAAAGTATCAAGAATTACCACCATTATTAACATGATCAATGGCAAGCTTATTCATTTTTCAACTTAATATTAGTAAATTAATGGGTTCTTAACTGCTCACATaaagtccgcacttatgtaacccgtcctacactaaaacctgatcttgttaatttgattgataaggtcgtatgcagaatcttgttggctccgatttgataccaaatttgctaccagacactctaaattgacaaagattgataccagtgtaTGAAATTGTGTGCAATCGAAACGGTGCACGTGGTCGAaattagcgtggcaatgtggtcaagcatgc encodes the following:
- the LOC140158559 gene encoding arrestin domain-containing protein 3-like isoform X1; amino-acid sequence: MGKLRAFQILFDNDREVYNSGDVISGQVLVDLEEAKQLRGIYMHFQGRAVVRWSEIESRGKSKVTIYFHSGEQYFDTIITIFGKDRTASEDLQYTLDAGIHRFPFQFQLPNRPMPCSFEGTLGYVRFFMRAVIDRPWKFDHVTKRAFTVAGIPYDLNKISNPMTPVSAEDEKTVCCLCCATGPISVSASTDKRVYLPGETVYISATMENRSNRSVHSLEAELIQMVSYAARRDGHGSPGYRTTSHVVTSVKSEGCGPYDQISWIGKPMIIPPLPACCLEGCTFIDIRYYVKFTADVAQTPFDVDIMLEIVVGTIPLEGHYSLPDYGAATAGMESRHIQAGNHGDLCTKLTPTDIHKESPPPTYEAALDGVKEIRDEHDNEYTFGHLVYTPLYMIFKPPGSNENSSKRSSFRNKTTSV
- the LOC140158559 gene encoding arrestin domain-containing protein 3-like isoform X2, with the protein product MGKLRAFQILFDNDREVYNSGDVISGQVLVDLEEAKQLRGIYMHFQGRAVVRWSEIESRGKSKVTIYFHSGEQYFDTIITIFGKDRTASEDLQYTLDAGIHRFPFQFQLPNRPMPCSFEGTLGYVRFFMRAVIDRPWKFDHVTKRAFTVAGIPYDLNKISNPMTPVSAEDEKTVCCLCCATGPISVSASTDKRVYLPGETVYISATMENRSNRSVHSLEAELIQMVSYAARRDGHGSPGYRTTSHVVTSVKSEGCGPYDQISWIGKPMIIPPLPACCLEGCTFIDIRYYVKFTADVAQTPFDVDIMLEIVVGTIPLEGHYSLPDYGAATAGMAPPPTYEAALDGVKEIRDEHDNEYTFGHLVYTPLYMIFKPPGSNENSSKRSSFRNKTTSV